Proteins co-encoded in one Kribbella solani genomic window:
- a CDS encoding phytoene desaturase family protein, which yields MLPRSVDAVVIGAGPNGLVSAITLADAGWDVLVLEAADDFGGAVRSISDGGWISDRFSSNYPLGVASPVIRALELEKYGLKWANAPLPLVHLLDENGAAAAIHPDPEDTAKSLGAEHPGDGDAWLRLYQQYVSIREPLLKALLTSWPPIAPGVRLARKLGSAGELLRFARFMAMPMHRMGLELFDGRHGPAILAGNALHADAPLSGSVSGTMGWLLAMLAQDVGYPVAAGGSSAFSGALVRRAERAGALMVPGMPVTGIDVSAGRVTAVRTASGETVSVERAVIADTSAPSLYGELLPEALVPAGLRRDLDERFEWDYPTVKLNLRLSGPIPWIAEEARSAGVVHLGGTADDLVHLSADLDTGRVPSQPFLLIGQTTKSDPSRSPEGTEAVWAYAHLPRGIADDASAEKLAGRMERAIERYAPGFGELVIARDLQRPSALESGNAALGFGALGGGTMQLHQQLVFRPTIGLGSARTFVNGLYLGSSAIHPGGGVHGACGHLAARTALRDASVLGPLTRTLPAAALRHLQR from the coding sequence ATGCTGCCGCGCAGTGTTGATGCCGTTGTGATCGGAGCCGGGCCGAACGGGCTGGTGAGTGCGATCACGCTCGCCGACGCCGGCTGGGACGTGCTGGTACTGGAGGCCGCCGACGATTTCGGTGGCGCGGTCCGGTCCATCTCCGACGGGGGCTGGATCAGCGATCGTTTCAGTTCGAACTATCCGCTCGGGGTCGCGTCACCGGTGATCCGCGCGCTGGAGCTGGAAAAGTACGGGCTGAAGTGGGCGAACGCGCCGCTGCCGCTCGTACACCTCCTGGACGAGAACGGCGCCGCCGCCGCGATCCACCCGGACCCGGAGGACACCGCCAAGTCGCTCGGCGCCGAGCACCCGGGCGACGGTGACGCGTGGTTGCGGTTGTACCAGCAGTACGTGTCGATCCGCGAGCCGTTGCTGAAGGCGCTGCTCACCAGTTGGCCGCCGATCGCGCCGGGCGTACGACTGGCGCGAAAGCTCGGCTCGGCGGGTGAGTTGTTGCGGTTCGCGCGGTTCATGGCGATGCCGATGCACCGGATGGGCCTGGAGTTGTTCGACGGGCGGCATGGACCGGCGATTCTGGCCGGGAACGCGCTGCACGCCGACGCGCCACTCTCGGGCAGCGTCAGCGGCACGATGGGCTGGCTGCTCGCGATGCTGGCCCAAGACGTCGGGTACCCGGTCGCCGCCGGCGGATCGTCCGCGTTCTCCGGCGCGCTCGTACGCCGTGCCGAACGCGCGGGCGCGCTGATGGTGCCGGGCATGCCGGTCACGGGCATCGACGTGTCGGCGGGCCGGGTGACTGCCGTTCGTACCGCCTCCGGTGAGACTGTCTCGGTCGAGCGGGCCGTCATCGCCGACACGTCCGCGCCGAGCCTGTACGGCGAGTTGTTGCCCGAGGCCCTTGTTCCGGCCGGGCTGCGCCGGGATCTGGACGAGCGGTTCGAATGGGACTATCCGACGGTCAAACTGAACCTCCGGCTCAGTGGCCCGATCCCGTGGATCGCGGAAGAAGCACGGTCGGCCGGCGTCGTACATCTCGGCGGAACGGCCGACGACCTCGTCCACCTGTCCGCGGACCTCGACACCGGGCGCGTACCGTCCCAGCCGTTCCTGCTGATCGGCCAGACCACCAAGTCGGACCCGTCCCGTTCGCCGGAAGGCACCGAGGCGGTCTGGGCGTACGCGCACCTGCCGCGCGGGATCGCCGATGACGCGTCCGCGGAGAAACTCGCCGGCCGGATGGAACGCGCGATCGAACGGTACGCACCGGGGTTCGGCGAGCTGGTCATCGCCCGCGACCTGCAGCGGCCGTCCGCGCTGGAGTCCGGCAACGCCGCGCTCGGCTTCGGCGCCCTCGGCGGTGGCACGATGCAACTCCACCAGCAGCTGGTCTTCCGCCCGACGATCGGGCTCGGCAGCGCCCGTACCTTCGTCAACGGCCTGTATCTGGGCAGCTCCGCGATCCACCCCGGCGGCGGCGTCCACGGTGCCTGCGGCCACCTCGCCGCTCGTACGGCCCTCCGCGACGCCTCCGTCCTCGGCCCGCTCACCCGCACCCTCCCCGCCGCCGCCCTCCGCCACCTCCAACGCTGA
- a CDS encoding IS701 family transposase, which translates to MSKGLWCSAYRCDRVRPPLDHAVFVTTTEDLAMAAALRVEVESWSKELDALMLRVGGCFVRPEARRTARDAIDGLLADLPRKNCWSLAEYAGHGSPDRLQHLLGRARWDDAAVRADVAGYVAENLTVGVDTDLVALVFDETGDQKKGSRTIGVQRQYSGTCGRIENCQLAVYATLATPAGHAFVDVELHLPQSWTSDPDRLAEAGVPQEVGFATKPQLAPRMTERVLAAGILPGWIAADEAYGDNPELRRELETRCMNYVMAVSCDTQVPTPAGKLSRRQPRRADPTQRLAGLVRGPRQQRRTALRPGLHQHQRRRADPSPPAAVPAQPAHR; encoded by the coding sequence GTGAGCAAGGGGCTCTGGTGCTCGGCGTATCGCTGTGACAGGGTGCGGCCACCGCTTGATCATGCAGTGTTTGTGACGACAACTGAAGATCTGGCGATGGCCGCTGCGCTAAGGGTAGAGGTCGAGAGCTGGAGCAAGGAACTCGACGCGCTGATGCTGCGAGTTGGCGGCTGTTTCGTGCGGCCGGAGGCGCGCCGGACGGCGCGGGATGCGATCGATGGGTTGCTGGCGGATCTGCCGCGGAAGAATTGCTGGAGCTTGGCCGAGTACGCCGGGCACGGCTCCCCGGATCGGTTGCAGCACTTGCTGGGGCGTGCGAGGTGGGACGATGCCGCGGTCCGGGCTGACGTTGCCGGCTACGTGGCAGAGAATCTGACCGTCGGTGTGGACACTGATCTGGTGGCGCTGGTGTTCGATGAGACAGGCGACCAGAAGAAGGGCTCGCGCACGATCGGAGTGCAGCGCCAGTATTCAGGCACCTGCGGCCGGATCGAGAACTGCCAACTCGCGGTGTATGCCACCTTGGCCACTCCGGCCGGGCACGCGTTCGTTGATGTCGAGCTGCACCTGCCCCAATCCTGGACATCTGACCCAGACCGGCTGGCCGAGGCCGGAGTGCCTCAGGAGGTGGGGTTCGCGACCAAGCCACAGTTGGCGCCGCGCATGACCGAGCGGGTCCTGGCCGCTGGGATCCTTCCGGGCTGGATCGCCGCCGACGAGGCCTACGGTGACAACCCCGAGCTTCGGCGCGAGCTGGAAACGCGTTGCATGAACTACGTGATGGCCGTGTCCTGTGACACCCAGGTCCCCACCCCGGCAGGCAAGCTGTCGCGCCGACAGCCTCGTCGAGCAGATCCCACGCAACGGCTGGCAGGTCTTGTCCGCGGGCCGCGGCAGCAAAGGCGAACGGCTCTACGCCCGGGCCTTCACCAGCATCAGCGACGGCGAGCCGACCCATCACCGCCGGCTGCTGTTCCGGCGCAACCTGCACACCGGTGA
- a CDS encoding GNAT family N-acetyltransferase, with the protein MSSAQAVSVGVATIEDLPGIVEILNEVAENSIANFSTSPTTVTQRQSWFERHEPTGPHRLLVARLGGSVLGFAASGPYRDDYDAFRETVEVSISLAPAARRRGVGTLLYTDLFDRLVGEPVHVALAGIALPNDASVTLHRKFGFSDVGTFREYARKNGQYISSLWMQRVF; encoded by the coding sequence GTGTCTAGTGCTCAAGCGGTCAGCGTTGGCGTCGCCACGATCGAAGATCTGCCAGGAATCGTCGAGATCCTCAACGAAGTAGCGGAAAACTCTATCGCGAACTTCAGCACCTCTCCGACGACGGTGACTCAGCGACAATCATGGTTCGAGCGACACGAGCCGACCGGTCCACACCGACTGCTGGTCGCACGCCTCGGTGGGTCCGTGCTTGGCTTCGCTGCGAGCGGCCCGTATCGAGACGACTATGACGCTTTTCGCGAGACCGTGGAGGTCAGCATTTCGCTGGCACCTGCTGCCCGCCGTCGAGGCGTCGGCACGCTGCTCTACACGGACTTGTTCGATCGCTTGGTCGGCGAACCGGTCCACGTTGCGCTCGCTGGTATCGCACTGCCCAACGACGCGTCGGTGACATTGCATCGAAAGTTCGGATTCTCCGACGTAGGGACCTTTCGTGAGTACGCAAGGAAGAACGGTCAGTACATCAGTTCCCTGTGGATGCAGCGCGTCTTCTGA
- a CDS encoding acyl-CoA dehydrogenase family protein has product MINLETPRKFRAFVNQAHQVAAEMLRPNSRRYDLAEHEYPIELDMLAAMVDGLGASGNGSGAGASGVRRTAAADAGVVNGSNLSSVLSIMEMCWGDVGLLLSMPRQGLGNSAIASVASDEQLRRFDGLWAAMAITEPECGSDSANIRTTARLDGDAYVLNGEKIFVTAGARCDAVVVWATLDKTLGRAAIKSFVVLKDTPGLTVERLEHKLGIRASDTATIHLENCRVPRENLLGSPEINTDAGFAGVMQTFDNTRPLVAAMAVGCARAALELTRDLLSEAGLEIDYDRPLHHQPAAAATYQTLEADWEAAYLLTLQAAWLADNGHPNSLQASIAKAKAGRTANTITLTCIELTSSLGYSEHHLLEKWSRDTKILDIFEGTQQIQQLIVARRLLGLSSAELK; this is encoded by the coding sequence ATGATCAACCTCGAAACCCCGCGCAAGTTCCGCGCCTTCGTGAACCAGGCGCATCAGGTCGCGGCGGAGATGCTGCGACCGAACTCCCGCCGGTACGACCTGGCCGAGCACGAGTACCCGATCGAGCTGGACATGCTGGCCGCGATGGTCGACGGCTTGGGTGCCTCAGGCAACGGTTCCGGCGCCGGAGCATCGGGCGTACGCCGCACTGCCGCCGCCGACGCGGGCGTGGTCAACGGGTCGAACCTTTCATCGGTGCTGTCGATCATGGAAATGTGCTGGGGCGACGTCGGCCTGCTGCTGTCGATGCCGCGGCAGGGCCTGGGCAACTCGGCGATCGCGTCCGTCGCCTCCGACGAACAACTCCGCCGTTTCGACGGCTTGTGGGCCGCGATGGCGATCACCGAACCCGAATGCGGCTCCGACTCGGCGAACATCCGCACGACCGCCCGGCTCGACGGCGACGCCTACGTACTGAACGGCGAAAAGATCTTCGTCACCGCCGGCGCCCGCTGCGACGCCGTAGTCGTCTGGGCAACCCTCGACAAAACCCTCGGCCGCGCCGCGATCAAGTCCTTCGTAGTCCTCAAAGACACCCCCGGCCTGACGGTAGAACGCCTGGAACACAAACTAGGAATCCGAGCCTCCGACACGGCAACCATCCACTTGGAAAACTGCCGAGTCCCTCGCGAAAACCTCCTCGGCTCCCCGGAAATCAACACCGACGCGGGCTTTGCGGGCGTCATGCAGACCTTCGACAACACCCGCCCCCTGGTGGCCGCGATGGCAGTCGGCTGCGCCCGCGCCGCCCTCGAACTCACCCGCGACCTACTCTCCGAGGCCGGCCTGGAAATCGACTACGACCGCCCCCTCCACCACCAACCCGCGGCCGCCGCCACGTACCAAACCCTGGAAGCCGACTGGGAAGCCGCCTACCTCCTCACCCTCCAAGCCGCCTGGCTGGCCGACAACGGCCACCCCAACTCCCTCCAAGCCTCAATCGCCAAGGCCAAAGCCGGCCGCACCGCCAACACCATCACCCTCACCTGCATAGAACTAACCAGCTCCCTCGGCTACTCCGAACACCACCTCCTGGAAAAATGGTCCCGAGACACCAAAATCCTCGACATCTTCGAAGGCACCCAACAAATCCAGCAACTAATAGTCGCCCGCCGCCTATTGGGCCTATCCTCCGCCGAGCTCAAATAG
- a CDS encoding tyrosine-type recombinase/integrase, which produces MVKSILPSEVAVWLADLLGAYGPSTARSAFLVLNGCLELAVADELIKRNPAQSKIVKLPSRRFSEAVAWADETVASIVQAHPEEFRMLPTIASAAGLRQGELFGLTVDDFDFGLMVIRVRRQVKRLGKQFVFALPKNDKERFVPMSPVLAEAVQNHIERFGATTISLPWERLNGKIQDHKLIFSWPDGKHLKARLYDEVVWKPALATAGVIPPPTKDKRGRRRFKTDRTTGLHALRHYYASITLADGVNIKELAEYLGHHDPGFTLRMYTHMLPSSYDRARQAVDRRLRKLALRLTEQSRSRDIGELDEADLDNDPGLV; this is translated from the coding sequence ATGGTCAAGAGCATTCTGCCGTCAGAGGTCGCGGTCTGGCTGGCTGATCTGCTCGGCGCCTACGGGCCTTCGACGGCGCGGAGCGCGTTTCTGGTATTGAACGGGTGTCTTGAACTCGCGGTTGCCGACGAGCTGATCAAACGCAACCCGGCGCAGTCGAAGATCGTCAAGTTGCCGAGTCGCCGGTTCTCCGAAGCTGTTGCCTGGGCTGATGAGACGGTTGCGAGCATCGTCCAGGCGCATCCCGAGGAGTTCAGGATGCTGCCGACGATCGCATCCGCAGCGGGGTTGCGTCAGGGCGAACTGTTCGGGCTGACGGTTGATGACTTCGACTTCGGGCTCATGGTGATCAGGGTTCGACGGCAGGTGAAACGGCTGGGGAAGCAGTTCGTGTTCGCGTTGCCGAAGAACGACAAGGAACGGTTCGTACCGATGTCGCCCGTACTCGCGGAGGCTGTCCAGAATCACATCGAACGGTTCGGCGCAACTACCATCTCGCTTCCGTGGGAACGACTCAACGGCAAGATCCAGGATCACAAACTGATCTTCAGTTGGCCGGACGGAAAACATCTCAAGGCGCGGCTGTACGACGAGGTTGTCTGGAAACCTGCACTGGCAACTGCCGGCGTCATCCCGCCACCGACCAAGGACAAGCGCGGCCGTCGACGATTCAAGACCGACCGGACCACAGGACTGCACGCCTTACGGCACTACTACGCCAGCATTACGCTCGCCGATGGCGTCAACATCAAGGAGCTCGCGGAGTACCTCGGGCACCACGATCCCGGGTTCACGCTGCGGATGTACACGCACATGCTGCCCTCGTCGTACGACCGCGCACGGCAGGCCGTCGACCGGCGGCTGCGGAAACTTGCGCTGCGGCTGACGGAGCAGTCACGGAGCAGGGACATTGGAGAGCTCGATGAGGCGGACCTCGACAATGACCCGGGACTGGTCTGA
- a CDS encoding TIGR03668 family PPOX class F420-dependent oxidoreductase, with protein sequence MRLDEGECRARVGAARVGRLATVGADLRPHLVPVTYAVHGDELFIGIDQKPKSTTALQRLRNISAHDQVAVLVDEYDEDWTHLWWVRVDGAARVVPYDAVAIELLSAKYPQYETDPPRGPVIVIRADRWSGWAYRGEVA encoded by the coding sequence GTGAGACTCGACGAGGGTGAGTGCCGCGCGCGGGTGGGGGCGGCTCGGGTAGGGCGGTTGGCGACCGTTGGTGCCGACCTGCGCCCGCATCTCGTCCCGGTCACGTACGCGGTGCACGGCGACGAGCTGTTCATCGGGATCGATCAGAAGCCGAAGAGTACGACCGCGCTGCAGCGGCTGCGGAACATCTCGGCGCACGACCAGGTCGCGGTACTCGTGGACGAGTACGACGAGGACTGGACACATCTTTGGTGGGTACGCGTCGACGGTGCCGCGCGGGTGGTGCCGTACGACGCGGTGGCGATCGAGTTGCTGAGCGCGAAGTACCCGCAGTACGAGACGGATCCGCCGCGTGGTCCGGTGATCGTGATCCGGGCCGATCGCTGGTCGGGATGGGCCTACCGTGGGGAGGTCGCGTGA
- a CDS encoding DUF6596 domain-containing protein, whose product MGLPWGGRVTQVDELMRELAPQVLGFLARRYEQFDLCEDAVQEALLAAATQWPVDGVPANPRGWLITVATRRLTDAFRSDSARRRREDSVAAMAGPEELVAPGADVDETPDADDTLTLLFLCCHPAVTPASQVALTLRAVGGLTTAEIARAFMVPEATMAPRISRAKKSIKAAGSRFAMPPEPERAERLRVVLQVLYLIFNEGYTASSGESLQRVELTAEAIRLARMLRSALPDDGEVAGLLALMLLTDSRRAARTTADGGLVPIDEQDRSLWDRGQITEGADLILRTLRQGTIGSYQLQAAIAAVHAEAPSADETDWRQILSLYLVLDKLAPNPMVTLNRAIALAQVEGPQAGLDLLATLEDDKLITETHRLDAVRAHLYERAGELTKAHEHYLAAARRTTSLPEQRYLQAKAAAIAI is encoded by the coding sequence ATGGGCCTACCGTGGGGAGGTCGCGTGACCCAGGTGGACGAGTTGATGCGGGAGCTCGCGCCGCAGGTGCTGGGGTTCCTGGCGCGGCGGTACGAGCAGTTCGATCTGTGCGAGGACGCGGTACAAGAGGCGTTGCTGGCGGCGGCGACGCAGTGGCCGGTGGACGGCGTACCGGCGAATCCGCGGGGCTGGCTGATCACGGTCGCGACGCGGCGGCTGACCGATGCGTTCCGGAGCGACAGCGCGCGCCGGCGGCGGGAGGATTCCGTTGCCGCGATGGCCGGTCCGGAGGAGTTGGTTGCCCCGGGCGCCGATGTCGACGAGACGCCGGACGCGGACGATACGTTGACATTGCTCTTCCTCTGTTGCCATCCGGCGGTGACGCCGGCGTCGCAGGTGGCGTTGACGTTGCGGGCGGTGGGCGGTCTGACGACGGCCGAGATCGCCCGCGCCTTCATGGTGCCGGAGGCAACGATGGCGCCGCGGATCAGCCGGGCGAAGAAGAGCATCAAGGCGGCCGGCAGCCGGTTCGCGATGCCGCCGGAGCCCGAGCGTGCGGAGCGGCTGCGGGTCGTACTGCAGGTGCTGTATCTGATCTTCAACGAGGGGTACACGGCGAGCTCGGGGGAGTCGTTGCAGCGGGTCGAGCTGACTGCCGAGGCGATCCGGCTGGCGCGGATGCTGCGATCGGCGCTGCCGGACGACGGCGAGGTCGCGGGCCTGCTGGCGTTGATGTTGCTGACCGATTCGCGCCGCGCGGCGCGAACCACCGCGGACGGCGGTCTGGTGCCGATCGACGAACAGGACCGATCGTTGTGGGACCGCGGTCAGATCACCGAGGGCGCCGACCTGATCCTGCGTACGCTGCGGCAAGGCACGATCGGCTCGTACCAACTGCAGGCCGCGATCGCCGCCGTACACGCCGAGGCGCCGAGCGCGGACGAGACCGACTGGCGGCAGATCCTGTCCTTGTACCTGGTCCTGGACAAGCTCGCGCCAAACCCGATGGTGACGCTCAACCGGGCGATCGCGCTCGCACAGGTCGAGGGTCCGCAGGCGGGGCTGGACCTGCTGGCGACGCTCGAGGACGACAAGTTGATCACCGAAACGCACCGCCTGGACGCCGTCCGGGCGCATCTGTACGAGCGGGCCGGCGAGCTGACCAAGGCGCACGAGCACTACCTGGCCGCCGCTCGCCGTACGACCAGCCTTCCGGAGCAGCGCTATCTGCAGGCGAAGGCGGCCGCGATCGCGATCTGA
- a CDS encoding CaiB/BaiF CoA transferase family protein, whose translation MRPAALDGVKVLEAATLFAGPLAATFLGDFGADVTKIEHPSRPDAARTHGASKDGVGLWFKTLGRNKRLATLDLSRGRDVFLSLVRENDVLVENFRPGTLERWGLGPSVLLEANPRLVIARVTAFGQVGPWSRRPGFGSLAEAMSGFAAVTGEPDGPPTLPPFGLADGITALATAYAVLVALRERDRSGQGQVIDMAIIEPILMMLGGGITAYQQTGYVQPRLGNRSSNNAPRNVYKTLDGRWVAVSTSSQSIAERVVTLVGRADLVAQPWFATGRERAQHADELDDAVGSWIAARPLELVMEEFEKAEAAVGPVHDIRGIAGDPQYAALGTIVSVDDDELGGPVEMQNVLFRLSESPGSIKWAGRPHGANTDEVLAEIGVTPDQLAALRAAGVV comes from the coding sequence ATGAGGCCCGCCGCGCTGGACGGTGTGAAGGTGCTGGAGGCGGCGACGCTGTTCGCGGGTCCGCTGGCAGCCACCTTCCTCGGCGACTTCGGTGCCGACGTCACGAAGATCGAGCACCCGTCCCGTCCGGATGCCGCGCGTACGCACGGCGCGTCCAAGGACGGTGTCGGGCTGTGGTTCAAGACCCTCGGCCGGAACAAGCGGCTCGCCACGCTGGACCTGTCCCGCGGGCGGGACGTGTTCCTCTCGCTGGTACGGGAGAACGACGTACTCGTCGAGAACTTCCGCCCGGGCACGTTGGAGCGCTGGGGACTCGGGCCTTCAGTCCTGCTGGAAGCGAACCCGCGTTTGGTGATCGCGCGGGTGACCGCCTTCGGCCAGGTCGGGCCGTGGTCGCGCCGGCCGGGCTTCGGTTCGCTCGCGGAGGCGATGAGTGGGTTCGCGGCGGTCACCGGTGAGCCGGACGGTCCGCCGACGCTGCCGCCGTTCGGACTGGCCGATGGCATCACCGCGCTCGCCACCGCGTACGCCGTGCTGGTCGCGTTGCGGGAACGGGATCGGTCCGGGCAAGGACAGGTGATCGACATGGCGATCATCGAGCCGATCCTGATGATGCTGGGCGGTGGCATCACCGCGTACCAGCAGACCGGGTACGTGCAGCCGCGGCTCGGGAACCGGTCGTCGAACAACGCTCCGCGGAACGTGTACAAGACCCTGGACGGCCGCTGGGTGGCCGTGTCGACGAGTTCGCAGAGCATCGCCGAGCGGGTGGTGACGCTGGTCGGGCGGGCGGATCTGGTCGCGCAGCCCTGGTTCGCGACCGGGCGGGAGCGGGCGCAGCACGCCGACGAGCTCGACGACGCGGTCGGTTCGTGGATCGCGGCGCGGCCGTTGGAGCTCGTGATGGAGGAGTTCGAGAAGGCCGAAGCCGCGGTCGGTCCGGTGCACGACATTCGCGGCATCGCCGGCGATCCGCAGTACGCGGCGCTGGGGACGATCGTCAGCGTGGACGACGACGAGCTCGGTGGCCCGGTCGAGATGCAGAACGTGTTGTTCCGGCTGTCCGAGTCGCCGGGTTCGATCAAGTGGGCCGGCCGGCCGCACGGCGCGAACACCGACGAGGTGCTCGCCGAGATCGGCGTGACGCCGGACCAGCTCGCGGCGCTGCGGGCCGCTGGAGTCGTGTAA
- a CDS encoding acyl-CoA dehydrogenase family protein: MSLQQRTRRDAIGFGVAWLNKLARSRTIDRFGLRKPAERVVFEATKTGFRTAGALSRGFTAVSKQAGSAPSRLPAARGSGYFDLTPTEDQELMVGVVREFATEVLRPAASAADTACATERTVLDSSAELGLSLIEVPEELGGIVTERSAMTGVLVAEALAHGDMGQAVACLAPSAVSTAISLWGDETQQATYLPAFTGASVPAAALALVEPRPVFDPYDLKTRYTGGLLNGVKSLVPRGAEAELFVIGAQTDAGPALFLIEADHPGVTIEAEPSMGLRAASLSRVILTDVPAAPLGTVDDYAECVRLSRLGWCALALGTARAVLDYVTPYVNSRYAFGEPISHRQSVAFMVANIGIELEGMKLVTYRAGSRASQGLPFAREVALARRLCTDKGMRIGTDGVQLLGGHGFVKEHPVERWYRDLRAIGVMEGAVLV; this comes from the coding sequence ATGAGCCTGCAGCAGCGCACCCGCCGGGACGCGATCGGCTTCGGCGTCGCCTGGCTGAACAAGCTGGCGCGATCGCGGACAATCGACCGGTTCGGACTGCGAAAACCAGCCGAACGGGTGGTCTTCGAGGCGACCAAGACCGGATTCCGGACAGCGGGAGCGCTCTCGCGAGGGTTTACCGCGGTGTCGAAACAGGCGGGGTCGGCGCCGTCGCGCCTGCCGGCCGCGCGGGGGAGCGGGTACTTCGACCTGACCCCGACCGAGGACCAGGAGCTGATGGTCGGTGTCGTCCGCGAGTTCGCGACCGAGGTACTACGCCCGGCCGCCTCCGCCGCGGACACCGCCTGCGCGACCGAACGCACCGTGCTGGACTCATCCGCCGAGCTCGGGTTGAGCTTGATCGAGGTACCGGAAGAACTCGGCGGCATCGTCACCGAGCGATCCGCGATGACCGGCGTACTCGTGGCCGAGGCGCTTGCACATGGCGACATGGGTCAAGCAGTCGCATGTCTCGCGCCGTCCGCGGTGAGTACGGCGATCTCCTTGTGGGGTGATGAGACGCAGCAGGCGACGTACCTGCCGGCGTTCACCGGCGCGTCCGTACCGGCGGCCGCGCTGGCGTTGGTGGAACCACGACCGGTGTTCGATCCGTACGACCTGAAGACGCGCTACACCGGCGGGCTGCTCAACGGTGTGAAATCGCTGGTCCCGCGTGGTGCCGAGGCGGAGCTGTTCGTGATCGGCGCGCAGACCGACGCCGGGCCCGCGCTGTTCCTGATCGAGGCGGATCATCCGGGCGTCACGATCGAGGCCGAGCCGTCGATGGGCTTGCGGGCGGCTTCGCTGAGCCGCGTGATCCTGACCGACGTACCGGCGGCGCCGCTCGGCACGGTCGACGACTACGCCGAGTGCGTGCGGCTGTCGCGGCTCGGGTGGTGCGCGCTGGCGCTTGGTACGGCACGGGCGGTGCTCGACTACGTGACACCGTACGTGAACTCGCGGTACGCGTTCGGCGAACCGATCAGTCATCGGCAGTCGGTGGCGTTCATGGTCGCGAACATCGGGATCGAGCTCGAGGGCATGAAGCTGGTGACGTACCGGGCCGGATCGCGTGCTTCACAAGGGTTGCCGTTCGCGCGGGAGGTGGCGCTGGCGCGGCGGTTGTGTACCGACAAGGGCATGCGGATCGGCACCGACGGCGTCCAGCTGCTCGGCGGCCACGGCTTCGTGAAGGAACATCCGGTCGAACGCTGGTACCGCGATCTGCGCGCGATCGGCGTGATGGAAGGCGCGGTGCTGGTCTGA
- a CDS encoding aldolase/citrate lyase family protein encodes MLTALYVPANRPDRFAKAVAAGPDLVVFDLEDAVPVGDKAEARGWAVAWIAANAHGPVQIRVNALTSPWIEDDLAAISAVPSVRIRVPKVESAADVRAVLDKVPSARITALLESPLGVERAYEIATADPRVEAIALGEADLSSALGVDGAEGLAWSRGRLVSASRAAGLGAPMMSVYPHVGDLPGLLRTSIEGLRLGFVGRTAIHPRQLATIVEAFTPTEAEATAAAELLAAVDAAGVADGGVIVLPDGRMVDPAMLGRAREITTLHHQTNPHPH; translated from the coding sequence GTGCTGACCGCACTGTATGTTCCGGCCAACCGGCCGGACCGGTTCGCGAAAGCCGTTGCCGCGGGCCCCGATCTGGTGGTGTTCGACCTGGAGGACGCGGTCCCGGTCGGTGACAAGGCCGAGGCGCGCGGCTGGGCGGTCGCCTGGATCGCGGCGAACGCGCACGGGCCGGTGCAGATCCGGGTGAACGCGCTGACGTCGCCGTGGATCGAGGACGACCTGGCGGCGATCTCGGCCGTACCGTCGGTGCGGATTCGGGTGCCGAAGGTGGAAAGCGCGGCCGACGTCCGGGCCGTACTGGACAAGGTGCCGTCGGCAAGGATCACCGCGCTGCTCGAGTCACCACTCGGAGTGGAGCGGGCGTACGAGATCGCCACCGCCGATCCACGGGTGGAGGCGATCGCGCTCGGCGAGGCGGACCTGTCCAGCGCGCTCGGCGTTGACGGTGCGGAGGGACTCGCGTGGTCGCGCGGGCGGCTGGTCTCGGCGTCACGGGCAGCCGGGCTGGGCGCGCCGATGATGTCGGTGTACCCACACGTCGGCGATCTGCCCGGCCTGCTGCGCACGTCGATCGAGGGCCTGCGACTCGGTTTCGTCGGCCGCACCGCGATCCACCCGCGCCAGCTCGCCACCATCGTGGAAGCCTTTACCCCGACCGAAGCCGAGGCAACCGCCGCGGCGGAGCTGCTCGCGGCGGTGGACGCCGCCGGCGTCGCGGACGGCGGGGTGATCGTGCTGCCCGACGGCCGGATGGTGGACCCGGCGATGCTCGGCCGAGCCCGCGAAATCACCACTCTCCACCACCAAACCAACCCCCACCCCCACTAA